In Sulfuracidifex metallicus DSM 6482 = JCM 9184, a single window of DNA contains:
- the albA gene encoding DNA-binding protein Alba, translating to MSSAGPTPSNVVLIGKKPVMNYVLAALTLLNQGVSEIVIKARGRAISKAVDTVEIVRNRFLPDKIEVREIKIGSQVVTSQDGRQSRVSTIEIGIRKKA from the coding sequence ATGAGCAGTGCAGGTCCAACTCCAAGTAATGTAGTATTAATAGGCAAAAAACCCGTAATGAACTACGTCTTGGCAGCTCTGACTCTTTTAAATCAGGGCGTCAGCGAGATAGTCATAAAAGCTAGAGGCAGGGCTATAAGTAAAGCTGTAGATACTGTAGAAATAGTAAGGAACAGATTCCTTCCTGACAAGATAGAGGTAAGAGAGATCAAAATAGGCAGCCAAGTAGTAACTAGCCAAGACGGAAGACAGTCTAGAGTATCTACAATAGAAATTGGAATTAGGAAAAAGGCATAA
- the cutA gene encoding divalent-cation tolerance protein CutA, with protein sequence MKGVMILSTVSSLEDAERIAKHLVEKKLAACVNIVPGVTSFYFWKGELQKDSELILVIKTTKEAEEQAINEIRKVHPYEVPEILSLSIENGLEEYINWMKGSVIHESRGK encoded by the coding sequence ATGAAAGGAGTAATGATCCTTTCAACGGTATCAAGCTTGGAGGACGCTGAGCGTATAGCTAAACATTTAGTAGAAAAGAAATTAGCTGCTTGCGTGAACATTGTCCCAGGTGTAACGTCTTTCTACTTCTGGAAGGGAGAGCTACAGAAGGACTCTGAGCTCATCTTAGTTATAAAGACTACTAAGGAAGCAGAAGAGCAGGCTATTAACGAAATAAGGAAAGTTCATCCATACGAAGTTCCAGAGATTTTATCGCTTAGTATAGAAAACGGATTAGAAGAATATATTAATTGGATGAAAGGAAGTGTCATCCATGAAAGTCGAGGTAAATGA
- the twy1 gene encoding 4-demethylwyosine synthase TYW1, translating into MIHLENGQLRIDTMSRIFKELEKERYHIIGGHSAYKKCHWTHEYLVTGRSCYKGKFYGIESHRCVQMTPVAAWCWFRCVHCWRLEPEDIGIDWDDTKMDSFDDPEYIVNGSIEEHKRAVSGYFGREGVKPDRVKEASQPKHVAISLTGEPTLYEKLGELIKEYHRRGMTTFLVTSGVRPDVLASLEEEPTQLFMSLQAPNETKHKIINRAVVPNSWNLVMRTLKMLPSFSSPTVLRLTLIRGMNMSDKDIEEFAKLIKISKPTYIEAKAYMHVGPSTYRLSRDAMPRHSEVREFSKKLEKITGYHILSEHVPSRIVMLSELDKPIQIGNAWNNKWDWSTRDMEDDINGEYKEAEKGCTEE; encoded by the coding sequence ATGATACACTTGGAGAACGGTCAGCTAAGAATCGACACGATGAGTAGGATCTTTAAAGAGTTAGAAAAAGAAAGATATCATATCATAGGAGGTCATAGTGCATACAAGAAGTGTCATTGGACTCATGAGTATCTTGTAACAGGTAGATCGTGCTACAAGGGCAAATTTTACGGAATAGAAAGCCATAGATGCGTCCAGATGACTCCCGTTGCGGCTTGGTGCTGGTTTAGATGTGTCCATTGTTGGAGATTAGAGCCAGAAGACATAGGAATAGACTGGGATGACACTAAAATGGATTCTTTTGACGATCCAGAATACATAGTTAATGGAAGCATAGAGGAACATAAGAGGGCAGTTTCAGGTTACTTTGGAAGGGAAGGTGTGAAGCCAGATAGAGTGAAAGAGGCATCTCAACCTAAGCACGTAGCAATAAGCCTAACTGGAGAACCTACACTCTACGAGAAATTAGGCGAGCTAATTAAGGAATACCATAGGAGAGGAATGACTACGTTTCTAGTTACCAGCGGAGTTAGACCAGATGTTCTAGCCTCTTTAGAGGAAGAACCCACTCAACTTTTCATGTCACTGCAAGCTCCGAATGAAACTAAACATAAAATAATAAACAGAGCTGTTGTGCCTAACTCGTGGAACTTGGTAATGAGAACACTCAAGATGTTACCTAGCTTTAGCAGTCCTACGGTCCTTAGGCTTACCTTAATAAGAGGCATGAATATGTCAGACAAGGACATTGAGGAATTTGCCAAGTTAATTAAAATATCTAAACCTACCTACATAGAAGCAAAGGCTTATATGCATGTAGGACCTTCTACGTATAGGCTCTCACGTGATGCCATGCCAAGGCACAGCGAAGTAAGGGAATTTTCAAAGAAGCTAGAGAAAATAACTGGATACCACATACTTTCTGAGCACGTTCCAAGCAGAATTGTAATGCTTAGTGAGTTGGACAAACCTATTCAAATAGGAAACGCGTGGAACAATAAATGGGACTGGTCCACAAGGGACATGGAAGACGATATTAATGGTGAATATAAAGAAGCAGAGAAAGGTTGTACTGAGGAATGA
- the dph5 gene encoding diphthine synthase: MGELYFIGMGLSRSLMTEGAKHILANSDIIIYDTYTSVSCDITPDYIKSITRGEVIEADRNLLENRSNEIIAMAKEKIVSIATIGDPMIATTHVSLAIEARKSGIKVNVIPGISVHCYLISKSMLSSYKFGKSVTLVYPSYGILDTAPYYVLKSNKAQGLHTLIYLDIRDGKFMSPKDAVSLLLKMEEMKNEGVINENDLIIVGSRLGCPDESIMCIQVKDVADHNFGNPPHILIFPSNLHYMEADALKWMTQK; this comes from the coding sequence ATGGGAGAACTTTACTTTATAGGTATGGGTCTCTCAAGGTCTCTAATGACTGAGGGAGCAAAGCATATACTAGCGAACAGCGACATAATAATATACGACACTTATACTTCAGTCTCCTGCGATATCACACCTGATTACATAAAATCAATAACCAGGGGAGAAGTCATTGAAGCTGATAGAAATCTATTGGAGAATAGATCTAATGAAATAATAGCAATGGCAAAGGAAAAAATAGTATCGATAGCCACAATAGGCGATCCTATGATTGCAACTACTCATGTTTCCTTGGCAATTGAAGCTAGAAAGTCAGGTATAAAAGTAAACGTAATTCCAGGGATATCGGTTCACTGCTACCTAATTTCTAAGTCCATGTTATCATCATATAAATTCGGCAAGTCAGTAACATTAGTGTATCCAAGCTATGGGATATTGGACACCGCCCCCTATTATGTTCTGAAGAGCAATAAAGCACAAGGTCTACATACTTTAATCTATCTGGATATTAGGGACGGGAAATTCATGTCTCCAAAGGATGCTGTTTCTTTACTTTTAAAGATGGAAGAAATGAAAAACGAAGGTGTTATAAACGAAAACGACCTAATAATAGTTGGTTCTAGGCTTGGATGTCCAGACGAATCAATTATGTGCATCCAAGTAAAAGACGTAGCTGACCACAATTTCGGAAATCCTCCACACATACTCATATTTCCCTCTAATCTCCATTATATGGAGGCTGATGCTTTGAAATGGATGACGCAGAAGTAA
- a CDS encoding CTP-dependent riboflavin kinase has product MNSKEIEAACILAKIISFSKDKGCITQLELSKLLEISQQSVSRKLNELEEIGLITKSETKNGTTVRLTNKGEELLLNCMEMIKESIETRRELKFKGKVVSGLGEGKIFLSIKYYEEQISQKMGFLPYPGTLNLTLYDRTSIENRIMLDSIPGILIPEHKFEDRVLGAVKMFPATVNGISPAAIVIPLRTVHPKSVIEVISPYFIRDKLMLKDGDEVEVIVMT; this is encoded by the coding sequence ATGAACTCCAAGGAAATAGAAGCTGCTTGTATCCTAGCTAAGATAATTTCGTTTTCAAAAGACAAAGGATGTATAACACAACTGGAATTATCAAAGTTATTAGAAATTTCACAACAATCAGTGTCAAGGAAACTAAACGAGCTTGAAGAGATTGGACTGATAACTAAGAGTGAAACTAAGAACGGAACTACAGTAAGGCTAACCAACAAAGGAGAAGAACTTCTACTAAATTGCATGGAAATGATAAAGGAGTCTATAGAGACTAGGAGGGAACTTAAGTTTAAAGGTAAAGTGGTGTCTGGACTCGGTGAAGGAAAGATATTTCTCTCTATAAAGTATTATGAGGAACAGATCTCACAAAAAATGGGTTTCCTTCCGTATCCTGGTACGTTAAACTTGACGCTCTACGATAGAACCTCAATAGAAAACAGGATAATGCTGGATTCAATACCTGGGATATTGATACCGGAACACAAATTCGAGGATCGTGTACTTGGGGCTGTTAAGATGTTTCCAGCAACTGTAAACGGCATAAGCCCTGCCGCAATTGTCATACCGCTTAGAACGGTACATCCGAAGAGCGTGATTGAGGTAATTTCTCCTTACTTCATTAGGGATAAGTTGATGCTAAAAGACGGAGACGAAGTAGAAGTAATAGTAATGACATAA
- a CDS encoding DEAD/DEAH box helicase has product MILKTFCIEQKMDKETFSRLVRFSRFLGKVSSCYQFALDSNRAAQNRVKPEEIISTLDEIGVNLTPQEKDKILKSVPLYDVEFVIEGGKLLLKPHVYIADILKGRVPSSFLSYDRASKVFVVKPFAYYALKKILEENGLSIKEPDFNERFDIEFTGELRQYQMEAVNTWKEKGMRGVIALPTGSGKTVIGVAALAESKVPTLIVAFTKEQLLQWKEAILNFSTAKEVGLFYSKEKTIRDITVTTYQTAFRHIGELWDKFNLIIIDEVHHLPADKFRTIAENCIARYKLGLSATPYREDGRHEYLFSLMGGVVYYKDASELIAKGYLAPYDMIQVKVELTPLEKKKYFELIKKFRSLSKGRSVMELVKAIKRGDVGAMNAMKVYAEIKRIINLSENKIRKVKEIVDNEKGNKILIFTQYVEQAEKIAEVCGAMLLTGKTPQREREEIVKSFKSSPSGILVLTTVGDEGLDIPDANVGIIVAGTSSRRQFIQRLGRLLRSSKGKKATLYEIIVKGTSEEYQSKKRRSFDIMEALDDD; this is encoded by the coding sequence GTGATCTTGAAGACTTTCTGTATAGAGCAGAAGATGGATAAGGAGACTTTCAGTCGTTTGGTTAGATTTTCTCGATTTCTAGGTAAAGTGAGCTCTTGCTATCAATTTGCCTTAGATAGTAATAGGGCAGCTCAGAACAGGGTTAAGCCTGAGGAGATAATTTCCACGCTTGATGAGATCGGAGTGAACTTAACCCCTCAAGAGAAGGATAAAATATTGAAAAGTGTTCCATTATATGACGTGGAGTTTGTAATAGAAGGAGGCAAATTGCTGTTGAAACCTCACGTTTACATAGCCGATATATTGAAGGGACGTGTTCCTTCTTCTTTCCTTTCTTATGATAGAGCATCTAAAGTTTTCGTGGTTAAACCCTTTGCGTACTATGCTTTGAAAAAGATATTAGAAGAAAATGGTTTGTCTATTAAGGAGCCCGACTTCAACGAAAGATTTGATATAGAGTTCACAGGTGAACTTAGGCAATATCAGATGGAGGCCGTTAATACGTGGAAAGAGAAAGGTATGAGGGGCGTCATAGCTTTACCTACAGGAAGCGGAAAGACTGTAATTGGAGTAGCTGCGTTAGCAGAGTCGAAAGTCCCAACTTTAATAGTTGCATTCACTAAGGAGCAGCTATTGCAGTGGAAGGAGGCAATACTAAACTTTTCTACAGCTAAGGAAGTAGGCCTATTTTACTCCAAGGAAAAGACAATTCGTGATATTACAGTAACCACATATCAAACTGCATTTCGTCACATAGGCGAGCTTTGGGATAAGTTCAATCTCATAATCATAGATGAAGTACATCATCTTCCTGCTGATAAGTTTAGAACAATAGCTGAGAACTGTATTGCGAGATATAAGCTAGGTCTTTCAGCAACCCCTTACAGGGAAGACGGTAGGCATGAATATTTGTTTTCATTAATGGGAGGAGTGGTTTACTATAAGGATGCATCCGAGTTGATAGCTAAGGGATATTTGGCTCCATACGACATGATTCAGGTAAAGGTAGAACTTACTCCTCTTGAAAAAAAGAAGTATTTTGAACTTATAAAGAAATTTAGATCCCTTTCCAAGGGTAGATCTGTTATGGAATTGGTTAAAGCCATAAAGAGGGGTGACGTAGGTGCTATGAACGCAATGAAAGTTTATGCAGAAATAAAGAGAATAATTAACTTATCTGAAAACAAGATAAGGAAAGTTAAGGAAATAGTAGATAACGAGAAAGGTAACAAGATACTGATTTTCACTCAATACGTGGAGCAAGCCGAGAAAATAGCTGAAGTTTGCGGGGCAATGCTTCTGACAGGGAAGACCCCTCAACGCGAAAGGGAGGAAATAGTTAAGTCTTTCAAGTCATCTCCATCTGGCATTCTAGTTCTAACTACCGTTGGAGATGAAGGTTTAGATATACCTGATGCTAACGTTGGAATAATAGTAGCTGGCACAAGCTCAAGGAGACAGTTCATACAGCGTTTAGGAAGGCTACTTAGGTCTAGTAAAGGGAAGAAAGCCACGCTTTATGAAATAATAGTTAAAGGTACTTCAGAAGAATATCAATCAAAGAAAAGAAGAAGTTTCGATATAATGGAAGCATTAGATGATGACTAA
- a CDS encoding cytidylyltransferase family protein — protein MDDAEVKFRASKYIQGMEERLQKIGDLGNFNKLVELARQYTEDAEYYLEKGDLVTSLVDVVYAEGLLDSINFLTAKEESQVSKKVFVGGTFDLIHPGHIEFLKEASRYGRVFVSVARDENSEKAKGRRPINDENIRLEVVKGIRYVHDAFLGDSKDFLKSVEKIKPDIVFLGPDQKVNEEDLKRALKERGLDVEVIRMKERINKWNHSSSSQIIREIISRYCDNQGNQKETNKEGKS, from the coding sequence ATGGATGACGCAGAAGTAAAGTTTAGAGCATCAAAATATATTCAAGGAATGGAAGAAAGATTACAGAAGATAGGTGATCTAGGAAATTTCAACAAGTTGGTAGAGTTAGCTAGGCAGTACACAGAGGACGCGGAATACTATCTAGAGAAGGGCGACCTTGTTACCTCTTTAGTTGATGTAGTTTACGCAGAGGGCTTGTTGGATTCTATAAATTTCCTTACTGCGAAGGAAGAGTCTCAAGTATCGAAAAAAGTTTTTGTTGGTGGAACCTTTGATTTGATCCATCCAGGTCATATAGAATTTCTAAAGGAGGCATCTAGGTATGGCAGGGTTTTCGTATCGGTTGCTAGAGACGAAAATTCGGAGAAGGCAAAGGGCAGAAGACCTATAAACGATGAAAATATCAGACTTGAAGTTGTAAAAGGCATAAGATACGTTCACGATGCCTTTTTAGGCGATAGTAAGGATTTCCTCAAGAGCGTTGAGAAAATTAAGCCTGACATAGTTTTCTTGGGTCCAGATCAGAAGGTCAATGAGGAGGACTTGAAGAGAGCCCTAAAGGAAAGGGGACTTGATGTAGAAGTGATCAGAATGAAGGAGAGAATAAATAAATGGAATCATTCTAGCTCCAGTCAGATAATAAGGGAAATAATTTCCCGTTATTGTGATAATCAAGGCAATCAAAAGGAGACTAATAAGGAAGGAAAATCTTGA
- the rgy gene encoding reverse gyrase: MLKIVYTAACPNCNGNLEADRALASMPCSYCLGEEGIRMMNLHHHDKVKAIYNLLVSNNSLKNYWNIYYKLENFENIISYFRKVVRSEPWSLQKLWLRRLVDGENFTMSAPTGLGKSTTISLYSTYLGEKVVYIVPTKSLVEQVCKKITEFGGKVKCGSIDETKISVVTTSFLSKHKEELSNYKMDLIAVDDADAIIKSGKTTDLLVSLLGIPEEAYENAMKLVRLRRFVVNVMGTPEEDVIKKKIRDLETNLISYKGISSQLVVSSATLRPKGLKQQAIKFLTGFEPSSVQMYSRNIIDSKSSLNLSLIQKLGPGGLILVSRDYGRDMIKSIREKVEEFGLRADLAISGRKFMEKLSKGETDVIIGSASYYGVAVRGIDEPTRIKYVLFYGVPKMKISLDNALLNPFTLLRIMKSLEMEDHEFEKKVMSLSPSEAQAIRISLLKKQEIQGDKLRGLVDPLLKYRESVIETLKKTNSARFSTSAFLIVNEGKKGFFMEFPDVITYLQGSGRSSRLYNGGLTLGLSIILSDDDMLLEILERRLRSMMGDFNFKDVSLLELDKVKDDLDSCRRPNGETRKLEVTTSLMIVESPTKAKTIARMFGRPSMRIIGGVPIYETIIVDGNKVNLLDIMATRGHITDLTLDNIGYYGVEVKDNGDSEAHFSKIKRCYNCKRTFSSDSDACPYCGSSDFYTTENTIDAMRKIAMEVDHVLIATDPDIEGEKIAFDVASFVSPYNSSILRIKYHEVTKNGIMNALRNPGTLDVNTVKAQVARRIEDRWIGFELSSVLKAKFSGFNYGAGRVQTPVLGWIVNSTKDYKANMGYLVYANLDNKYMMRRFYKDKNKARDFVERNPKVKVTKEKEEMIVLSPYPPFTTETLLVEANQRFKLPASALMKIAQDLFEAGLITYHRTESIHVSPIGIDVAKTYLKKVGLEEEFSGRSWGEEGAHEAIRPTRPISIEELKQEVEDNPFAYFIRFTKFHYLVYDLIFRRFMASQMRNATGKKAEFKIAHSEGEEKVTFTTYVDGGFSKIYDVRVVDLREGEITPEYEIRRGSYSRLLSQADIILMMKEKGIGRPSTYSKTLESILRHGYVISSKKRYLLVATKKGINVFDFLDSKFKDLVSEKRTSDLLTRIDLISTGQLDPSSVVLDIFKEIKTSVNLLNS, encoded by the coding sequence ATGCTGAAAATAGTGTATACTGCCGCTTGTCCAAACTGCAATGGTAACCTTGAGGCCGATAGGGCTCTGGCTTCTATGCCTTGTTCCTATTGTCTGGGCGAGGAAGGAATCAGGATGATGAACCTTCACCATCACGATAAAGTTAAGGCAATCTACAATCTTTTAGTATCTAATAATTCTTTAAAGAATTATTGGAATATATACTATAAACTAGAGAACTTTGAGAATATAATCAGTTACTTTAGAAAGGTAGTAAGATCGGAACCTTGGTCTCTTCAAAAGCTATGGCTTAGACGTTTAGTTGATGGAGAGAACTTCACTATGTCCGCACCTACCGGTCTAGGGAAATCAACTACTATATCACTTTATTCAACTTATTTAGGTGAGAAAGTAGTTTATATAGTTCCCACCAAATCCCTAGTTGAGCAAGTTTGTAAAAAGATAACTGAATTTGGAGGGAAAGTAAAATGCGGTTCAATAGATGAAACCAAAATAAGCGTGGTAACTACTAGTTTCCTATCTAAACATAAAGAAGAGTTATCCAATTACAAAATGGATTTAATTGCAGTTGATGATGCGGATGCTATAATAAAGAGCGGAAAGACGACGGATCTCCTAGTATCCTTATTGGGTATACCAGAAGAGGCTTACGAGAACGCCATGAAGCTAGTTAGGCTGAGAAGGTTTGTCGTAAACGTCATGGGGACTCCAGAGGAAGACGTAATTAAAAAGAAGATAAGGGATCTAGAAACTAACCTAATCTCTTATAAGGGAATTTCCTCTCAGCTGGTGGTTTCTAGTGCTACGCTAAGGCCGAAAGGCTTGAAGCAGCAGGCGATAAAGTTCCTCACGGGTTTCGAACCATCAAGCGTACAAATGTATTCCAGAAATATTATAGATTCCAAATCTAGTTTAAATTTAAGTTTAATTCAGAAATTAGGTCCAGGAGGCCTAATTTTAGTATCAAGGGACTATGGAAGGGATATGATAAAGAGTATTAGGGAAAAAGTAGAGGAGTTTGGGCTTAGAGCTGATCTAGCCATAAGCGGAAGGAAATTCATGGAAAAGCTAAGCAAGGGAGAGACAGACGTTATAATAGGATCAGCCTCATATTACGGAGTAGCAGTAAGGGGAATTGATGAGCCAACTAGGATAAAGTACGTTTTATTTTACGGAGTTCCTAAAATGAAAATATCCTTAGATAATGCTCTGCTAAATCCGTTTACATTACTGAGAATAATGAAATCCTTAGAGATGGAAGATCATGAATTTGAGAAGAAGGTAATGTCTCTGTCACCTTCAGAAGCACAAGCAATAAGGATTTCTCTACTTAAAAAACAGGAAATTCAGGGCGATAAATTAAGGGGTCTAGTTGACCCCTTACTTAAATATAGGGAAAGTGTAATAGAAACTCTAAAGAAGACGAATTCAGCTAGATTTTCGACCTCTGCATTCCTAATAGTAAATGAAGGAAAGAAAGGTTTCTTTATGGAGTTTCCTGACGTGATAACGTATCTCCAAGGCTCTGGTAGGTCTAGCAGGCTATACAACGGAGGATTAACCTTAGGCTTATCAATTATCCTCAGTGATGATGATATGCTTCTAGAAATTCTGGAAAGGAGGCTTAGAAGCATGATGGGCGACTTCAACTTCAAGGACGTTTCGTTGCTAGAATTAGATAAGGTAAAGGATGATTTGGACTCCTGTAGAAGACCGAATGGAGAGACACGAAAGTTGGAGGTAACAACTAGCTTGATGATCGTTGAATCTCCTACCAAAGCTAAAACTATAGCTAGAATGTTCGGTAGACCATCCATGAGGATAATAGGCGGAGTTCCAATTTACGAAACCATAATAGTAGATGGCAATAAAGTAAATCTATTAGATATCATGGCAACAAGAGGTCACATAACTGACTTAACTTTAGACAACATAGGATATTATGGCGTAGAGGTTAAGGATAACGGTGATAGTGAAGCTCATTTCTCCAAGATAAAAAGGTGCTATAATTGTAAACGTACATTCTCAAGCGACTCTGACGCGTGTCCATACTGCGGTTCCTCAGATTTCTATACTACAGAAAATACAATTGACGCTATGAGAAAAATAGCTATGGAGGTTGATCACGTACTGATAGCGACGGATCCAGATATAGAGGGAGAGAAGATTGCCTTTGATGTAGCTTCATTTGTTTCCCCTTATAATTCCTCAATACTGCGAATAAAGTATCATGAAGTTACTAAAAATGGAATAATGAACGCATTGAGAAACCCGGGAACACTAGACGTAAACACCGTGAAGGCTCAAGTTGCCAGAAGGATAGAGGATAGGTGGATAGGTTTTGAGTTGAGCTCGGTTCTGAAGGCAAAATTCAGTGGTTTCAATTACGGTGCTGGGCGAGTTCAAACTCCCGTCCTAGGATGGATCGTGAACTCCACAAAGGACTACAAGGCTAACATGGGATATTTAGTTTATGCTAATTTGGATAATAAATATATGATGAGACGTTTTTACAAAGATAAAAACAAGGCAAGAGACTTCGTGGAGAGGAATCCTAAGGTCAAAGTGACAAAAGAGAAGGAAGAGATGATCGTACTATCCCCTTATCCACCATTTACCACTGAAACACTTCTAGTCGAAGCCAACCAGAGGTTTAAGCTACCTGCATCAGCCTTAATGAAGATAGCTCAGGATCTCTTTGAAGCAGGTCTGATAACTTATCATAGGACTGAAAGCATCCATGTATCTCCCATTGGCATTGACGTAGCTAAGACCTATTTGAAGAAAGTTGGTTTGGAGGAAGAGTTTTCCGGTAGATCTTGGGGAGAGGAAGGCGCTCATGAGGCTATAAGGCCAACCCGTCCTATTTCGATAGAGGAATTGAAGCAGGAAGTAGAGGATAATCCATTTGCCTATTTCATTAGGTTTACGAAATTCCACTATCTAGTCTATGACCTTATATTTAGACGTTTCATGGCAAGCCAAATGAGGAACGCAACAGGGAAAAAGGCAGAATTCAAAATTGCCCATAGTGAAGGCGAAGAGAAAGTGACCTTCACCACATACGTAGACGGTGGGTTCAGCAAGATCTATGATGTAAGAGTAGTGGATTTAAGGGAGGGAGAAATAACTCCTGAATACGAAATAAGGCGTGGATCTTATTCCAGACTTCTATCGCAGGCAGACATTATTTTAATGATGAAAGAGAAGGGTATAGGAAGACCTAGCACCTATTCTAAGACTCTTGAATCCATATTAAGGCATGGTTACGTTATATCAAGCAAGAAGAGATACCTTTTAGTTGCAACGAAGAAGGGTATAAATGTCTTCGACTTCTTAGATTCAAAGTTCAAGGACTTAGTATCAGAGAAGAGAACTTCGGACTTACTTACAAGAATAGATCTAATATCAACCGGACAGCTAGATCCTTCGTCGGTTGTCCTAGACATATTCAAGGAGATTAAAACTTCAGTAAACCTTCTTAACTCTTAG
- the gatC gene encoding Asp-tRNA(Asn) amidotransferase subunit GatC, with the protein MKVEVNDELINKLERLSLITLTDKERERIKNDVKQILDFFNKLNDANLDNIEPLFHPLPAGKLREDKPSPGLTRDEALSNVKRKENGYIVGPRTYGD; encoded by the coding sequence ATGAAAGTCGAGGTAAATGACGAACTAATTAACAAGTTAGAGAGACTTTCTCTTATAACGTTAACAGACAAGGAAAGGGAAAGGATTAAAAATGATGTAAAACAGATTCTGGATTTCTTCAACAAGTTAAACGATGCTAACTTGGATAATATCGAGCCGCTTTTCCATCCTTTACCAGCAGGAAAACTAAGGGAAGATAAGCCCTCCCCTGGGTTGACAAGAGACGAGGCTTTGAGCAACGTCAAGAGAAAGGAGAACGGTTACATAGTCGGTCCTAGAACTTATGGTGATTAG
- the gatA gene encoding Asp-tRNA(Asn)/Glu-tRNA(Gln) amidotransferase subunit GatA, translating into MSLTTKFISGELDAEDYVAKTFEQIKRREDQVHAFITLREQEKVAKEVKDKAKRSGKLAGILIAIKDNISTTGIRTTCGSRMLENYIPPYNATVIEKLLKEGAVIIGKTNMDEFAMGSTTETSYFGLTRNPWNTERTPGGSSGGSAASISAGYVSLALGSDTGGSIRAPASFNGVYGLKPSYGTVSRFGLIAYANSLEQIGPLASNVERLSLLFSIIAGDDSRDSTTINYYAGEVKEIPIKGVRIGLLKNIMDSSEPEVSSITRKVVDKLASEGAIVEETNLGDVELALPAYYIIAMSEASSNLARFDGVRYGYSEHGDGNWKETFSKNRGEGFGLEVKRRIMLGSFILSAGYYDQYYVKALRARNLIKKNMDSLFSKYDILVSPTMPVLPPKIGEVIDDPIKMYAMDLNTVLANLSAIPAISLPAGFSNGLPVGMQIMGRYLSDTFLIGISSFIEKLTGLRDLVA; encoded by the coding sequence TTGAGTCTAACGACGAAGTTTATTAGTGGAGAACTGGATGCGGAGGATTACGTTGCTAAAACCTTTGAACAAATAAAGAGAAGAGAGGACCAAGTTCACGCCTTCATCACATTAAGGGAGCAGGAGAAAGTTGCAAAGGAAGTTAAGGACAAAGCTAAAAGGAGTGGAAAACTAGCTGGAATATTAATAGCTATAAAGGATAATATTTCTACAACAGGAATAAGAACCACATGCGGGTCTAGAATGCTTGAGAATTACATTCCACCTTATAATGCAACGGTTATAGAAAAATTACTAAAAGAAGGTGCAGTGATAATTGGAAAGACGAACATGGACGAATTTGCAATGGGATCTACAACGGAAACGAGCTACTTTGGGCTAACCAGAAACCCTTGGAATACTGAAAGGACTCCGGGTGGATCTTCAGGAGGTAGTGCTGCATCAATATCGGCTGGATATGTGAGTCTAGCGTTAGGGAGCGACACTGGAGGGTCAATTAGGGCTCCAGCTTCGTTCAATGGAGTGTATGGTCTAAAGCCTTCTTATGGTACCGTCAGCAGATTTGGATTGATAGCTTATGCAAACAGCTTAGAGCAAATTGGACCATTAGCTAGCAACGTTGAGAGATTATCGCTTCTGTTCTCAATAATAGCTGGAGATGACTCAAGAGACTCGACGACAATAAACTATTACGCTGGCGAAGTCAAGGAGATACCAATTAAAGGGGTTAGAATAGGCCTCCTTAAGAACATAATGGATTCCTCAGAACCAGAGGTGTCGTCTATTACGAGGAAAGTAGTAGATAAGCTAGCTAGCGAAGGCGCAATAGTGGAAGAGACAAATCTAGGTGATGTAGAGTTGGCTCTACCAGCCTATTATATCATAGCAATGTCTGAAGCCAGTTCAAACTTGGCTAGGTTCGATGGCGTTAGATATGGCTACTCCGAACATGGAGACGGAAATTGGAAAGAGACGTTCTCTAAAAATAGAGGAGAAGGATTCGGATTGGAGGTCAAAAGAAGGATAATGTTAGGTAGCTTCATACTTAGTGCTGGATATTATGATCAATATTACGTAAAGGCTTTGAGAGCGAGGAACCTTATAAAGAAAAATATGGACTCTCTATTTTCAAAATATGATATACTCGTCTCTCCGACTATGCCAGTACTTCCGCCCAAAATAGGCGAAGTAATAGATGACCCAATTAAGATGTACGCCATGGATTTGAACACCGTTCTAGCTAACTTATCTGCCATACCCGCTATTTCATTGCCCGCAGGTTTCTCTAATGGCTTGCCAGTGGGAATGCAAATCATGGGAAGATATTTGAGCGACACGTTCCTCATAGGCATTTCAAGTTTCATTGAGAAGTTAACCGGACTTCGTGATCTGGTAGCATAA